One part of the Neoarius graeffei isolate fNeoGra1 chromosome 2, fNeoGra1.pri, whole genome shotgun sequence genome encodes these proteins:
- the LOC132876470 gene encoding uncharacterized protein LOC132876470 isoform X3 has translation MESFVQEFVAVVRKLPVCIGALQDFSKLSVPTEYNALAVFCWTNQTRLEHLRRDLGLDALLRRCECVLEKFRYPERDQCYQAMVGTVLFTHTALEMLQNYDRIQAAVKKVELLWRRVFSNAHLQLRALQLQRDAQQVVCEMEHVMQKLQTYTPGTLRDSNRAETLRLEFDTSVCTHATTLVHRAEDLLNTVSETVAFTQRRKGHEWINELERLKDQLRAAVEFQKRNLNTICTFHQCHHKIQRWYHVAVCESFLQDLLWRTCSNKPDHKESLPHEQSGVFSVIEEFLRLHPPPEVEELMQLAHLANTIHDAHLENAGKQLAQRCTSLRKLLVSPGSVAFCDLQQALQWQYECLKGRNETAGLTSDLHPQGNACAQSVLRDSDFCSCSVSGNGLLRRGANDPPLLQSGAKPLSLSSFDSGFDGAGSGNFETGGGKVCQDESSRLKSPHLHASEETVSRISEDLAEEKPLGEQSISIIPNATGDSNFKITVKRSATLPKNPWLSLPLDDLENCYTVIISPSQQREIRSCDQLTQTSDASVCEFEDQSNEWSSIHNILSSTVADGGHEAETSAENMPTLLWDSYDLHDLLPDSDGTLLSEPACEWEIKEQQELQAVEETLSRAAEILQEEENVLAQEEIVDVLLEADNPDRLWPSWTTDCQFTLTSSDLAEAGVIGLEDDLASLHFGSDLSLGTPRVMSSSDGVSQPGSDPLHLETGPDRLELLKPLEGLKVLEEKIVEENLKINELHHCESEERMSPQSLTEDRKRFREKLEQEKKEVEEMERNLSREMKKSKLKCPSRSCKIVTCSIMGKESVLMDDEALLMNCRTSVRDAQVLSGGQPCLEEPTSRQPSDMDAVDNPVHLKCSDPEASIDFKCSNVATDSLTNKCLNSQRNIDLTASSISDTATVMDDGVGGCDFETKMLNLVSSVTNLSNAQGLAIGEPKPLSDSLDTSDKWMQLDPLETLNATEQCNEDPKEEASEGVLTPAFDPGGPTSSLPQKSRLDEQRSMDSGECASVGPKPEEHKNPPCRTSPIDLQHQNTNNNNLHTVDLHVGLESVPEGPRSSECIDRAEDQKPELWCDGQISRSPSPLLETSDPCGTVENKEGEIQVHHDGLLMRRVCRSPVLQQLQICTREMGDFSTPVVLDTGSSLVKAGFADQDLPTTIFPTAIGLPKYEEVMSGSVERGVYVGHDAQHMRGVLTLHHPMKNGVVSNWDHMEMIWSHAFEQLRVCSEDHPVLLTEGAVSAHKTRQRSIQLMFESFNVPLAYTAMQPVLALYTTGHTTGLVFDSGDGASHSVPVFEGYCLPHAVQCFNLAGADVTLHLKQLLMEQGVCMRTSAEMEIVREIKERCCCVALNYEMELNGGGGASTQVHYTLPDGHVVSLTTERFRAPEILFRPELIGQDYYGMHESIFRSVLQSDIDLRRDLLGHVVLSGGNTLLPGLPERLQRELGRLAPAGLGERVKVTSPRDRDFSAWRGGAILASMQSFSSAWISRDEYEEFGPQIVFRKCF, from the exons atgGAGAGTTTTGTGCAGGAGTTTGTGGCTGTGGTGAGGAAGTTGCCGGTGTGTATCGGTGCTCTGCAGGATTTTTCTAAACTCTCCGTTCCTACGGAGTACAACGCTCTTGCGGTTTTCTGCTGGACCAATCAGACACGGCTTGAGCATCTCCGCCG agatctGGGTCTGGATGCCTTGTTGAgacggtgtgagtgtgtgttggagAAGTTTCGTTATCCTGAGAGGGATCAGTGTTACCAGGCCATGGTGGGAACTGTACtcttcacacacactgctctggaGATGCTGCAGAACTATGACAG AATCCAGGCAGCCGTGAAGAAAGTGGAGTTGCTATGGAGACGTGTTTTCTCCAACGCGCATCTCCAACTGCGGGCCCTCCAGCTTCAGAGAGACGCACAACAG GTTGTGTGTGAGATGGAGCACGTTATGCAGAAGCTGCAGACGTACACACCTGGGACACTTCGAGACTCCAACAGAGCTGAAACACTGCGGCTGGAGTTCGACACGTCTGTTTGCACACATGCCACG acgcTGGTGCATCGTGCTGAGGATCTGTTAAACACTGTATCCGAGACGGTGGCTTTCACGCAGCGCCGGAAAGGACATGAGTGGATAAATGAACTGGAGAGACTCAAAGACCAGCTCAGAGCAGCTGTGGAGTTTCAGAAGAGGAACCTGAACACTATCTGCACCTTCCATCAGTGCCACCATAAA ATCCAGAGGTGGTACCATGTGGCAGTGTGTGAGAGCTTCTTGCAGGATCTTCTATGGAGAACTTGCTCAAACAAACCTGACCACAAGGAATCCCTTCCGCATGAGCAGAGTGGAGTCTTCTCTGTGATTGAGGAGTTTCTCAGGCTGCATCCTCCTCCTGAAGTGGAGGAGCTGATGCAGTTGGCACACCTGGCTAATACCATACATGATGCACACCTGGAGAATGCAGGAAAGCAGCTTGCACAGAG GTGTACGAGTTTACGCAAGTTGCTGGTATCTCCTGGTTCTGTGGCGTTCTGTGACCTCCAGCAGGCTCTGCAGTGGCAGTACGAATGTCTAAAGGGCAGAAATGAAACGGCTGGCTTAACCTCTGACCTTCATCCTCAGGGAAATGCATGTGCTCAAAGTGTCCTTAGAGATTCAGACTTCTGTTCATGCTCTGTAAGTGGAAATGGTTTGCTGAGACGTGGTGCAAATGATCCTCCGCTACTTCAGTCTGGAGCAAAGCCGCTGTCTCTCAGCTCCTTTGATTCTGGGTTTGATGGAGCAGGAAGTGGTAATTTTGAAACAGGAGGTGGGAAGGTGTGCCAAGATGAGTCATCCAGACTAAAATCTCCACATCTGCATGCCAGTGAGGAGACTGTTTCTAGAATATCTGAGGACCTTGCTGAGGAGAAACCTCTCGGGGAACAGAGCATCAGCATCATTCCAAATGCAACCGGTGACTCAAACTTCAAGATCACGGTGAAACGCTCAGCCACACTACCCAAAAACCCCTGGCTGAGTCTTCCTTTAGATGATCTGGAGAATTGCTACACTGTGATCATCTCCCCCAGCCAGCAAAGAGAAATTAGGAGCTGTGATCAGTTAACGCAGACCAGCGATGCAAGTGTGTGCGAGTTTGAGGACCAGAGTAATGAGTGGAGCTCCATCCACAATATTCTCTCGAGCACTGTTGCAGATGGAGGACATGAAGCTGAAACATCAGCAGAGAATATGCCCACTCTCCTCTGGGACTCGTATGATCTCCACGACCTCCTGCCTGACTCGGATGGCACGTTGCTCAGTGAGCCGGCATGTGAATGGGAAATAAAAGAGCAGCAAGAGCTCCAAGCCGTGGAGGAAACGCTGAGCCGAGCAGCTGAAATCCTTCAAGAGGAGGAGAATGTTCTTGCTCAGGAGGAGATTGTTGATGTCCTGCTGGAAGCAGATAATCCAGACAGATTGTGGCCTTCATGGACTACAGATTGCCAGTTTACTTTGACCTCCAGTGACTTGGCTGAAGCAGGTGTGATTGGATTGGAGGATGACCTTGCCTCCCTTCATTTTGGATCTGATTTATCTCTGGGAACTCCAAGAGTTATGAGTAGTAGTGATGGAGTATCACAGCCAGGTTCTGACCCACTCCATCTTGAAACAGGTCCTGATAGATTGGAGCTTTTGAAGCCACTAGAAGGTTTGAAGGTCTTGGAAGAGAAGATTGTTGAGGAGAACTTGAAAATCAATGAGCTGCATCACTGTGAATCTGAGGAAAGGATGTCCCCTCAGAGCCTCACTGAGGACCGCAAGAGGTTCCGTGAGAAACTGGAGCAAGAGAAGAAGGAAGTGGAGGAGATGGAGAGGAATCTGAGCAGGGAGATGAAGAAAAGCAAGCTAAAGTGTCCGAGCAGGAGTTGTAAAATTGTGACGTGTTCTATTATGGGGAAAGAGTCTGTGTTGATGGATGATGAAGCTCTCCTGATGAACTGCAGAACATCAGTACGTGATGCACAAGTCCTCAGTGGTggacagccatgtttggaggaacCCACCAGTCGGCAACCTTCAGACATGGATGCCGTAGACAATCCTGTTCACCTCAAATGTTCAGATCCAGAAGCATCAATTGACTTCAAATGTTCTAATGTAGCTACAGATTCTTTGACCAACAAATGCTTAAATTCTCAGCGGAATATTGACTTGACTGCATCATCCATATCGGACACAGCAACAGTCATGGACGATGGTGTTGGTGGGTGTGACTTTGAAACGAAAATGTTAAATTTGGTATCTTCAGTCACAAATCTTTCTAATGCTCAAGGTCTGGCTATTGGAGAACCAAAACCTCTATCTGATTCTCTTGATACGAGTGACAAGTGGATGCAGTTGGATCCTTTAGAAACCTTAAACGCAACTGAACAGTGTAATGAGGATCCCAAGGAGGAAGCTTCAGAGGGAGTATTGACTCCTGCATTTGATCCTGGTGGTCCTACATCTTCTCTTCCTCAAAAATCTAGACTGGATGAACAGAGAAGCATGGATTCTGGAGAATGTGCATCTGTTGGTCCAAAACCAGAAGAACACAAGAATCCTCCATGTAGAACATCACCAATAGATCTCCAACACCAGAACACCAACAATAACAACCTTCACACTGTGGATCTCCATGTTGGTTTGGAGAGTGTGCCTGAAGGACCTAGAAGTTCTGAATGTATCGACAGAGCTGAAGATCAAAAACCAGAGCTGTGGTGTGACGGTCAGATCTCCAGATCGCCATCCCCTCTGCTTGAAACATCTGATCCTTGTGGCACAGTGGAGAACAAGGAGGGAGAAATTCAAGTTCATCATGATGGCTTGTTAATGAGGCGTGTCTGCAGATCACCGGTCCTGCAACAGCTTCAGATCTGCACTCGAGAG ATGGGTGATTTTTCGACCCCTGTGGTGTTGGACACTGGTTCCAGTTTGGTGAAGGCCGGATTTGCTGACCAGGACCTACCCACCACCATCTTCCCCACCGCCATTGGCCTGCCCAAGTATGAG GAGGTGATGAGTGGCAGTGTGGAGCGCGGTGTGTATGTGGGACACGATGCCCAGCACATGAGGGGCGTGTTAACGCTTCATCACCCAATGAAGAACGGCGTCGTGTCCAACTGGGATCACATGGAGATG ATCTGGAGTCATGCCTTTGAGCAGCTGCGTGTGTGTAGTGAGGATCACCCCGTGTTGCTGACGGAGGGAGCAGTGAGTGCACACAAGACCCGCCAGCGTTCCATCCAGCTTATGTTTGAGTCCTTTAATGTTCCGCTTGCGTACACGGCAATGCAGCCTGTACTGGCACTGTACACAACCGGCCACACCACTG gtttggTGTTTGACTCCGGAGATGGTGCGAGTCACAGTGTTCCTGTGTTTGAAGGCTACTGTCTACCTCATGCTGTTCAGTGCTTTAATCTGGCCGGAGCTGACGTCACGCTGCACCTCAAGCAG ctgtTGATGGAGCAGGGTGTGTGCATGCGGACGTCGGCTGAGATGGAGATTGTACGTGAGATTAAGGAAAGATGCTGCTGTGTTGCTCTAAACTATGAGATGGAGCTTAATGGAGGAGGT